In Myxococcus xanthus, the genomic window GGCTGCTGGTGCTGTTGGAGGGGACGGTGGACGTGCTCGCCGGTCCGGAGCCCGGTGCCCGGTTGCTCAACACGCTGGGGCCTGGAGCCTTCATCGGCGAAGTCTCCCTCATCCTGGACGGAGACACGTCCGCGCAGGTGTGTGCGCGCACGGACGTGCGGGCCTTGCGGGTGACGCGCGTGGACTTCCAGCACTACCTGGACACGCACGAGGCGGCCGCGCTGCGCATCCTCCGCCTCTTCACGGAAAAGCTCGCGGAGCGCGTGCGCGCGCTCAGCGCGTAGCAGGGGAGACGGCCATGGCGCACGTGCACGGCGCGGACAGGCAGCGGGCCGTCCAGCTCGCCAGCGAGGGCAGGTTGGAGGAGGCCCTGGCGGAATACCAGGGCGTGGTGAAGGACGGGCCGGACGACGCGGAGGTGCGTCAGAAGGTGGCGGAGCTGCTGGAGTGGCTCGGCCGTTCCGCGGATGCTGTCGCCGCGTACCAGGAGGCCGCGCTGGCTTGGACGAAGGCGGGTCAGCCCTTGCGCGCGGTGGCCGCGTGCGTGGCCTTGCCCCGGCTGGGCGCGCCCCAGGCCGCGCTCGTGCGCACCGCGCGCGTGCTGGCGGAGCGCTTCGCCCTGCCGCCGGGCGCTGCGGTGCCCGTGGAGGCCACCCGGGCGCATGTCGCGGAGGATGGCGCCACCGGGCTGCCCATCCTCTCGCAGGTGAGCCGGGAGACCTTCGTCGCGCTGCTCGAGGTGCTCCAGGTGCGCGCCTTCTTTCCGGGGCAGACGGTGGTGGAGGAGGGGACGCCGGGCGCCTCCATGTTCGCCCTGGTGGAGGGCCGCGCGGACGTGGTGCGCGCGCTGGAGGACGGCCAACGGCGGAGCGTGGGCACCGTGACGCCCGGGGACTTCTTCGGGGAGCTGGCGCTCATCTCCGAGGGGCCCAGGCTCGCCACCGTGGTGGCCACCGAGCGCGCGGTGCTGTTGGAGCTCACGCGCCAGCACATGGAGGCGGTGGCGGCGCGGCACCCGGACGTGACGGCGGTGGTGGACGCCTTCTACCGGCGGCGGATGGTGGAGAACCTGCTGCGCAGCAACCCGCTCTTCAATCAGCTGTCGCCCGCGCAGAAGGCCGCGGTGTCGCGCGACTTCGAGCTGCGCTCCTTTGCCGCGGGCGAGGCGCTGATGACGCAGGGCCAGCCGGGAGACGCCTTCTACGTGCTGCTGCGTGGGCGCTGCACGCCGTGGCTGGAGCAGCCTCATGGACGGCGCGTGGCGCTGTCCGCGCTGCGAGAGGGCGACGTCTTCGGTGAAATCTCCCTGCTGCTGGACAAGCCGGTGTCCGCGACGGTGCGCGCGGACGTGGCGGGCGTGGTGCTGCGGCTGGAGCGCGACGCCTTCCAGAAGCACCTGCTCAGCCAGCCAGGCCTCAAGGGCCAGTTGATGCGCATGGGCACGGAGCGGCTCCAGCGCACCGCGCAGGCGCTGGCCTCCGGGCGGGTGCTGCACGACGGAGACCTGCGCGTCTGACGCGAAGGGCTGGCGCTGGAAACACAACGCCCGGGCCTCCGTGAGGAGACCCGGGCGCGGTGAGGTCCGGACGGTGCCGGAAGACTACATGGAGTAGCCGAGCGTCAGGCCGAACACCTGGGCCGTGCCGTTGTAGACGCCCGTCATGCCCGGCGCCGTGCTGTCCTTGTCGAACAGGTTGACGAACTGGTAGGCGGCGTCGACGCGCACCGCGCCGAAGCTGTAGCCCACGCCCGCCGACACGCCGAAGCGGTTCGCGTCCGGCAGGTCCGGCGTCAGCGTCTCATCCGGGCTGGGCGCCGGGTCCCACAGCACGCCGGCGCGCACCTGCAGCGCGTCGGTGATGCCGTACTCACCGCCCAGGTGGAAGTTCCACGTCGAGCGCCAGTTCTTCGGCAGCGGGTTGTTGATGGCCGGGTTGTCCGGGAACTCGATGGCGAGCTCCGGGAAGCTGGACCAGCCCACCCAGTTGGCGTCGAACGCAAGCGTCAGGCGGTCCAGCGGCGTGACGGCGATGCCCGCCACCACCGACTGCGGCAGCTTGACGTCACCCTCCACGCGGGTGTCCGGCAGACGGCCCTGGAAGGCCGGCGGCACGTCCCGGAAGTCCGCGTCGCCCTTGAACGTCATGCTGATGGGGCTGCGGTACTGCACGCCCAACGTCACGAGCTTGGGGACCACCACGGCCTGGACACCGGCGTTGAAGCCGAGGCCCCAGCCCGCGCCGCCCAGGTGCACCTGGCCTTCGCTGGTGACGAATCCCAGCGCGCGCTTAATCTCCAGCGTGCCGCGGGTGATGTTCAGGCCCGCGCCCACGCGGAAGCGGTCGTGCACCTGGTACGCCACCGTGGGGTTGATGTTGTAGATGGACAGCCCGGACTCCTGGGCGCGGAAGCGGCCCACGAAGTCGTCTTTCCACCGGCTGCTCGCGCCGAACGGCGTGTAGAAGCCCACGCCGGCCGCCAGCGAGTCCGTGATTTTGTACACGGCGAACACGTGCGGCGGCGGAGACAGCGTCGTCTTCTGCCCCTGCACGGAGCCACCCGTGGGGGTGAACTGCAGGCTGGGGAGGATGCCGGTGACGCCCGCGGTGACGTCCAGCTTCTCCACGCCCAGGATGTTGGCCGCGTTGGAGTAGATGGCGGACGAGTCATCCAGCCACGCCGCCGCCGCGTTGGCCATGCCCGAGGAGCGTGCGCTCTGGGTGTTGACCTGGAAGCCCGCGGCCTGGGTCGTCCCGGCGGCGAGCAACGTGATGAGGGAGAGTGTCTTCTTCATGTTGGTTCGTTCTCTCTCTGGAGGCCGTTACGGGGTGGGCGACGCGACGCCCGTGTTCAGGAACTGGATGACCTGGTTCTGCGCGGTGTTGCGCACGGACCGGAGGAACTGGCTGGCCGCCGAGCTGGGGTCCAGCGACGGGTCCACGATGCCGAAGAACGCGTGACGCACGTTCGTCGGCAGGCCCATCCCGTCCTCCGCCAGGTACGTCTGCACCGTGCGGGGCTCGGAGACGCCGACCAGCGGGCGGTTGGCCGCGCTGATGAGGCCCTCGGTCACCGCGTTGGGGATGACCATGTCACCCTCGATGTACTGGATGAACGCATTGCGGTTGGCGGGCGCGGACGGCGCGTTCTCCAGGTACCTGCCGTAGTTGCGGGGCGAGGCCGGGTCCAGGATGGTGCGCGCCAGGGTGATGAACTCGTAGAACTCCGGCGTGCCCGGGGCGCGGCCGCTGTTTTCCAGGGTTTCGAAGAAGCCCGAGCGGTACCGCACGAACGTCGAGTCCGTGGCCGTCAGGAGGATGTCCACCAGGTCACCGCCCACCGCGTTGAGTGCTGTGCGGCCCACGACGGGGGACACGGAGGCGGACAGGACGCCCTGCATGCCGCCCAGGCTCTGGCCCACGTAGCTGAACTGGCTGGTGTTCAGCGTACCGGCGCCCGCGGCAGCCAGGCGGCCGTTGAGGGTGTCGGTGTCCAGCGCGCGCGCCAGCTGGGCGAAGTCCACCACGTGGTGGCGGAAGTTGTCGCGGGTGGCGAACAGGTTGACCAGGTTCAGGAAGCCCGCGCCGGAGACGTACGGCGGCTGATTGGGACCCGGACGGGCGAAGTCGCCGCCCTCGCAGGTGCCGGTGGTGCTGTCGGGCTCGGTCACGACGCAGCGGCCCCGGCCCTGGCTGGAGCAGAACAGGTCACCGTGCGGCGACGCGGTCGGCCCCACGTCGCAGGCCGGCTGGATGTTCGACACGCAGCGGCCGAAGGTGGGGCTGCCCGCCGTCACGTCGCAGGTGTCGCCGTCGTCGCAGGCCGCGTCCGGCGTGGTGATGGTGAGCTCGGGGACGCCATCGCGGTTCTCGTCGACGACAACCGGGGCGTCCTCGCTGATGCCGGCGCAGCTGGCGCGCTCACCGTGGAACACGGTGTCGATGGCCGCCACGGCGTAGCCCGCCGCGTTGAAGTTGTTGGCCACCGTCAAGATGTTGGTGCGGTTGCCCGTCAGCCCATGGCCGTAGATGACCACCGGGTAGCCGTCCGCGGGCGCCGCCCCCGCGGGCGTGAAGAGCATGAACGGGACGCGGTCGATGCGCGGCGTGGCGCGGTTGAGCGTGCCCTGCGCGTCATCCAGGAAGAAGGGCGAGTGGTACGCGCCGATGAAGACGCGGCCCACCGCGTCGTTGTCCAGCGTCAGGCCGGCCATCGTGCCCTTGATGGTGGCCGTCTGGTCCAGCAGGTAGACGGGGTCGGCCGGCACCGGCACCTGCGTGGGGGCCGCGTTCAGCCGCTCGAGGATGGAACGGGTGCTCTGGGTGGTGAAGGCCCACGCCAGGTTGATGTCCTTGCGCGCGATGCCCGCGGCCTCCAGGCCGTCGAACAGCGGCTTCATGCCCACACGCGCCCGCTCCAGGTCCCGGGCGAGCGTGTCAGGAACGGCCGCCACCTGGCTCTTGCCGTTGGCGTCCACCAGCGGGTTGACCATGCGCATCAGCGCCTGCGCGGCGGTGGGCGCCACGGTGCGGCCCAGCGTGTCCTTCATGCCGCGCAGCATCACCACGCCATACTGGGTGGCCTCGTCCAGCGGCACCTCCGGGACAATCTGGAGCTGCTGCGGCGAGTTCGGCGCCGGCGTCAGGCCCTCCACGACGGGCTCGCAGTTGAAGCACAGCTTCACCTGGGGGTTGGTGCCCGAGGTGGGGTTGGTCAGCTTGACGAAGCGCAGCGTGGTCTTCTGCTCCTCCTCGGTGTCCGGCGTGAAGCCGATCTTCATGCGCACGGTGTTCGCGTCCAGCAGGGAACCCGTGTCGATGGGGCCGCGTTTCGCGCCGTTCTCCGACACGATGGGCGCGGTGGTGGACCAGCCGTCCAGGGTGTTGAGGCCCTTGATGAGCATCTGCGCGGGGCCGGCCTCGGTGGGCTCCGGCAGGGCCAGCAGCCCGGTTTCGGGGTTGCGCAGCAGGTCATTGGGGAAGGGGACGACGCCGTTGCCCGGATCGAAGGTGGCCTCCGGGTGGTCCATGATGGAGAAGGTCCACAGGAGGACGATGTCCTCGCGCTTCACGCTGAACTGCTCGGACACCAGCTTCAGGATGGGCGCGTAGCCGCGGCGCAGCTGCTCCAGCCGCAGGGCGCTGGCCGTCTGGTCCGCCAGGCGGGCGGCGGGCTCCGTCACCGTGGAGGGGATGAGCTCGGTGGTCGTCTGGCAGTTGGGCGCCGCCAGGTCGTCGCAGGTGACCAGCGACTCGGCGGAGCTGGCGAAGGCCCACGTGGCGGACGGGATGACCGGCTTGCCGGCCGTCGTCTTCACGCCGTTCTCACCGCCGATGATGGCCACCGCGTAGCGGCCACCCTTGGGCCAGCCTCCGGGGAGCGGGGGGATGATGGTGACGAGGTTGGTTTCCTCGTTGTACCCGATGTAGCTGGGCGTCGCCGGCTTCGCCAGCGGCGTACCCGCGTACACGTCGATGATCTTCACCGTGTTCGTGTTGACCGTTCCCGCCTCCAGGCCCCGGATGCGGGTGGTCGCGGTGACCGTGGTCGGGAAGCCGTTGAGCGTGTTCACGTAGTCGCGCGTGAACTCCTGCTCCGCCGCCGGCGCCTGCGGGTTGATGGGCGCGTTGACCAGACCGTTGACAATGGCCAGGTCGTTGGGCGACGGGACGACGGGTGGAGACCCGGTTGGATCGAACTCCGCGACGACGGAGTCTTCGGGGCTCCGCGGCGGGTCCTGGGCGATATCGGGAGTACAGGCCGAGGCGCCCAGGGCAAAGGCCCCGAGGAACAACACCTTTCTCATGGGTACAACCCCCTCCAAGTCCTGGGTTGGATGACTGGACTGGAAACGTCCGTGGCGTACCACGTCCCTGGGTTGGCAGGAAGACAAGGGACTTGACGCGTCGTGTCACTTGTGATGGCGCGTGCGGGGTTGTGAGACGGGCGGTCGTTGACACGCTGCGCAGTGTGCCCCTGGCGGTTACGCTGCCGCGCATGAACCGACTATTGGGTGTGCTGGTGGTGGCCGTTGCCGTGGTGGCGCATGCGGAGGATGCGGGGGGCCTGAAGTGGACGGCGCCCGCGGACTGGGCGGTGCAGGGAGCCCGGCCGATGCGCGCGGCGACGTACAAGATTCCCGCGGCGAAGGGCGACACGGAGGGCGCGGAGCTGGCCGTCTTCTACTTCGGTCAGGGCCAGGGCGGCGCGGTGGACGCCAACGTGAAGCGCTGGGTGGGCCAGTTCCAGACGGCGGACGGCAAGCCCATTCCCCAGGAGAAGTCGAAGACGAAGGCGGAGAAGGTCAACGGCATGACGTTGACGACGGTGGACGTGAAGGGCACGTACACGGGCGGCGGGCCGATGATGGGCCCCTCGACGCCCAAGCCCGGCTTCCGGCTGCTGGGCGCCATCATCGAGGGCGCCCAGGGCGCCGTCTTCTTCAAGCTGACGGGCCCGGAGAAGACGGTGGCCGCTTCGGAGAAGTCCTTCCGCAAGCTGCTGGAGTCGGTGGAGAAGCAGTAGCGGAAAGGCGCGGGGCTACTTCGCCCCGCGCGCGGGCTTCGCCTGGGCCTTGGTCGCGGTGCCACCCGCGACCGCGCGCTGGACGGCCGCGGTCGGCGTGCGCTTGGAGGGCAGGTCCGGCATGAGGAGCACCTCGATGCGCCGGTTGCGCGCGCGGCCCAGCGGGGTCGCGTTGGTGGACACTGGCCGCATCTGCCCGTAGCCCGCAGCCACCAGTCGGCGCGCGGGCACGCCGCCGGTGTCCTGGAGGAAGCGCACCACGTTCACCGCGCGCGCCACGGACAGCTCCCAGTTGGATGGGAAGGTGCTCTGAAGCTTCTGCGACGGGGGCGAGTCATCCGTGTGGCCCGACACCTGGATGGACTTGTCCTCCACCTTGGCCAGCACGCTGCCCAGCCGCGTCAGCACCTCCTGGCCGCGCGCGCTGATGCTCGCGTCGCCGGAATCGAACAGCACCTTGTCCACCAGGTCCACCTGGATGCGGCCCTCGGCATGGGACAGGCGGATGGCGCCCTCGGCGATCTCCGCCTTCATCTTGTCCTGCAGGTCGTCGTAGGTGGCCTTCAGCTTCGCCAGCTCCGCCTCCTGTTCCTGCACCGTCTGGCTGAGCTGTTCCTTCTCCGAGCTGAGCTGCTCCTTCTCCGTGGCGAGCTGGGCGCGCTCGGCTTCCAGCGCCGCCAGCTTCTGCTCCAACTGCAGCCGCGCGGCCTCCGCGTCACGCGCCCGCGTGGCGGCGTCCAAGGCGGACTGGCGGGACTGCTCCGCCAACGCCTCGGCCTGGCTCGTCCCACGGTGCGCCAGGTACATCACGCCGCCCGACATCAGCACCACCAACGCCGTCACCAGCCAGGGCACCCAGGGCCGTCCGTGCTGTGCCTGGCCGTGCTGCGTGGACTCCGTCATGTCGCGACCTCCCGAGTGGCTGAACGGGGGGCACCGTAGCCAGACGCCCAGGGTGTGCCTCAAGGCGCCCCGGTGTGCGCAGGTGTCTGGCGGTGCAAGGTTGCAGCGGTGTCAGAAGGGCGCCCTCCGCTTCGCACACCGCGTCCGGAGGACACCAGCCTGGGAGCGGAAACCCGCGCCGGAGGTGGTGCACCTGGCGGCGAGGATGGCCACGTTGAGCGCGGGGAGGCATCCGCCATGGGGCCGTTGATCGAGGGCAGGTGGCACACACCTCTATCTCTCCTACGCGTGCCCGTGGGCCAGCCGGCTGGCCGTCATCCGCAAGCTGAAGAAGCGGGAGTGCGCCATCGGCCTGACGGTGGTGGACCCGCGCATGGGCGATGACGGGTGGACCTTCCAGGGCGAACCCGGCTCCGACCCGGAGCCCTTCTGTGGCTTCGAGTTCCTGCGGGAGCCCCACGACAGGACATTGGGTTTCGGATGACGGATAGGGGACGGAGCGCCTGGCCGGATGCTCAGCCAGCGAACACCCGTCCGGAGTGACTGGCGTCTGGCTGACGGCTGGGACCGAGGGGTGGGCTGCAATCCCACGCGGACGCCACAGCCTTTGAGAGGAGGCCCCCGGGCCTGCGGCGTTCATTCATGGGGGCGGAGGAGGCTGGCATGAAGGCAGTGGCGATCATCCTCGCTGCGGGTGAGGCCCGGCGGATGGGCCACCCCAAGGCGCTTATCGAGCACGAGGGAGGCAAGAGCTTCCTCCAGTCCCTGGCATCCACCTTTGGCAAGGCGGGTTCCATGGTGCTTGGCGTGGTGGGGAAGGACTCCGAGGCGGTGCGCGAGCAGCATCCGGGGATGGAGCTGGTGGAAGCGGAGCGGTGGCAGGAAGGGCCCCTCCTGTCGATAAAGGCGGGGCTGGATGCCGCGCTGGAGGCGGGCGCGGACGTGGTGCTGCTGCATCCGGTGGACATGCCGGCGCTGCGCGCGTCCACGCTCAAGTCGCTCCTGAAGATGGCGGGGGACGTGGATGAGCTGCTGCGCCCGGAGTTCGAGGGCGCGCCTGGCTGGCCACTGGTGCTCTCGCGGAGCGGGGCGGAGCGGCTGCGCGCCGCGGAGGGCCAGCAACTGGAGCCCGCGCTGGCGACGATGAAGGTGCGCCGCGTGCCGGTGAAGGACCCGGGCGTGGTGGTGAACATCAACACGCCGGAGACGTACGAGCGCCTGTTCGGCACGCAGCCGCGGCTGGCGCCTCCGCCCAAGCGGCGCGGCGCCAAGCGTGGCACCGCGCCCGCGACGTCCAACGTGGCGGAACTGGGCGGCGGTTCGGCGCCCATGGCCGCCGCGTCCGAGGAGTAGCGCGCGACGGCCGGCTGGCTGGGGCCCGTGAGAGAAGGGGCTCCGGCCAGCATCACCCGAGGCGTCAGAACGTGAGGCCCAGCCCCAGGTACGGGCCGGTGAGCCGTTCGACTTGCTTCTCCCCGGTCGTGTGCCCGGCGTCGTTGAGGTAGAGGGCCCGCCAGCCGCCGCGCAGGTGGAGCGAACCCACGTGCACGGCCAGGCCGGCCTGGGCATCCACCTGACGGTGCGGGAAGGGCACCGCCTGGATGCGGGCCTCGAGGTCCACCGGCGAGGGGCCGATGCAAGCCTCCACGGACGCGGCGAAGCTGGGGCCCACGAAGAGGATGTCCGGCGCATGCGCGCTGGCGACGCCGCCCTCCAATCGCAGCCGGCCCCGCTCCCCCGCCCACAGCGCCGCGGAGGCGTGCGCGCTCAGCAGGGTGATGCGGTCGGTGGCATCCGAGCCATCCGTCGCGGGCAGCGACATCCCGGTGATGCGCGCGTCCAGGCCCAGGCGGCGGCCATCCATGGCCATGAAGAGCCCCATGGCTCCGGCGTCGCCCAGCAAGTCTCCCTGCACGCCCATGCGCACCAGCAGCGGCACTGTGTCCTCTGGCTCGCGCATCACCCGCTGGGCGGGCCGCACGGAGGCGAAGCCCGGGTGGGTTGCGCCGATGACGGCCCCCGCGACGATGGAGCCCGGTGGCGGCCGGCGCACGCGCGTGGCGCGCCGCCGAGGCGCGTCGTCACCCCGAGGCGTGTACTCGCGGCCCACGGCGGAGGCCGGGTGCGTGCGGCGGTTGCCAACCGGGCCCTCGCGGGGCTGGCCAATGGCAGACGCGGGATGGGCCCGGGCGCCGCGCGACTCCTGGGACGAGGAGGCCTGACGTGACGTGCTCCGTGACGAGGATGAATCCGAGGAGGTGTCTCGCTTGCCGAAGCGCGCCTGCGCGGGGGCGGTGCCCAGCAGGGCACTGACCGCGAGCGCGGCGCACAGCACGGCCTTGGATACGGGCAAGGTCCACTCCTCGTGGGAATTTCGGGGGCGGGTGGATACAACCGCCTTCCCTCCCCAGGGACCATGGGCCTCCAGGCGCGAGGTGTCGTCCACCAGCGCGTGCTGTGTGGCGCCGGACACCGCGCCGGTTCGCCGTCGCTGCGAATGCCACCCGGTGAAAGCTCACGCCGCGCGCTTGTCTGGGATGCCGTGTGGCTCGCGGTGCCGGAGGGGCCGCGGCGGCATTGCCCGTGCTGTAATATCTGCATGCGCGGGCCCGGCAGATGCTCATGCTTTGACAGAGAGCGGAATGCGGAGAAGTCGCTCGTGCCTGGGCGCGAAGGAGGAACTAGGGTGCCGGGTGTGACTCATCCCGTGGTGCAGCCGCAGGTCCTGATTGTGGAGGATGACCCGGACGTTCGGGGGGCCATGGCGGAAGCGCTGCATGACGAGGGCTTCGAGGTGTCCATGGCCATCAACGCCGTGGAGGCGCTTCGCGTGCTCGCGGCGTTGGAGTCCGCCTGCCTGGTGCTGCTCGACTGGGAGATTCCGCGCGTGGACGGGCGAGGTCTGCTCGAGCGGCTGCGGTCCGATGAGCGCTTCGCCGGGACGCGGGTGGTGGTGATGACGGCGGAGGCCGGTCCGTTGCCGCCTGGCGCGGCGGGTGTGCTGCGCAAGCCCGTGAGGCTGGAGATGCTGCTGGATGCGACGCGGCGGCACTGCCCGGTGGCCAGCGGCGCGGTGAAGACGCCCGCGTGAGCGCGGCTGCGCGCTCACGCGGGCGTGAGGATTTCAGCGGACGTCAGTAGGTGAGGCCCAGGCCCAGGAAGGGGCCGTGGAAGGTGTCGACGTTGGAGACGCCATCCACGTAGCCGGCGTCGTCCAGCACCATGCCGCGGTAGCCGCCGCGCAGCACCACCGCGCCCAGCTTCAACGCCAGCGCGGCGTTCGCGTCCACCTGCCGGTAGGGGAAGGGCGTCACCTGCAGGCGCGCCTCCAGGTCCAGGGGGCCGATGATGCAGGCCTCCAGGGAGGCGCCGAAGCTGGGGCCGACGAAGGTGATGTCCGGCGCGTGCGCGGTGCTGACACCGGCCTCCGCGCGCAGGCGGGCACGCTCGTGGGAGATGAGCGCCCAGGTGAGGTGCGACTGCGTCAGGGTGATGGAATCCGAACCGCTCGTTCCGTCATCCGTGGGCAGGCCCAGGCCCGTCAGCCGCAGGTCCACGCCGAAGCGCCGGCCCTCCAGTCCGAGGAACAGGTCGGCGCCGCCGCCCCCTTCGTTGAGCGGTCCTCCCTGGA contains:
- a CDS encoding OmpP1/FadL family transporter: MKKTLSLITLLAAGTTQAAGFQVNTQSARSSGMANAAAAWLDDSSAIYSNAANILGVEKLDVTAGVTGILPSLQFTPTGGSVQGQKTTLSPPPHVFAVYKITDSLAAGVGFYTPFGASSRWKDDFVGRFRAQESGLSIYNINPTVAYQVHDRFRVGAGLNITRGTLEIKRALGFVTSEGQVHLGGAGWGLGFNAGVQAVVVPKLVTLGVQYRSPISMTFKGDADFRDVPPAFQGRLPDTRVEGDVKLPQSVVAGIAVTPLDRLTLAFDANWVGWSSFPELAIEFPDNPAINNPLPKNWRSTWNFHLGGEYGITDALQVRAGVLWDPAPSPDETLTPDLPDANRFGVSAGVGYSFGAVRVDAAYQFVNLFDKDSTAPGMTGVYNGTAQVFGLTLGYSM
- a CDS encoding nucleotidyltransferase family protein; the encoded protein is MKAVAIILAAGEARRMGHPKALIEHEGGKSFLQSLASTFGKAGSMVLGVVGKDSEAVREQHPGMELVEAERWQEGPLLSIKAGLDAALEAGADVVLLHPVDMPALRASTLKSLLKMAGDVDELLRPEFEGAPGWPLVLSRSGAERLRAAEGQQLEPALATMKVRRVPVKDPGVVVNINTPETYERLFGTQPRLAPPPKRRGAKRGTAPATSNVAELGGGSAPMAAASEE
- a CDS encoding response regulator, producing MPGVTHPVVQPQVLIVEDDPDVRGAMAEALHDEGFEVSMAINAVEALRVLAALESACLVLLDWEIPRVDGRGLLERLRSDERFAGTRVVVMTAEAGPLPPGAAGVLRKPVRLEMLLDATRRHCPVASGAVKTPA
- a CDS encoding OmpA/MotB family protein, whose product is MTESTQHGQAQHGRPWVPWLVTALVVLMSGGVMYLAHRGTSQAEALAEQSRQSALDAATRARDAEAARLQLEQKLAALEAERAQLATEKEQLSSEKEQLSQTVQEQEAELAKLKATYDDLQDKMKAEIAEGAIRLSHAEGRIQVDLVDKVLFDSGDASISARGQEVLTRLGSVLAKVEDKSIQVSGHTDDSPPSQKLQSTFPSNWELSVARAVNVVRFLQDTGGVPARRLVAAGYGQMRPVSTNATPLGRARNRRIEVLLMPDLPSKRTPTAAVQRAVAGGTATKAQAKPARGAK
- a CDS encoding cyclic nucleotide-binding domain-containing protein, with translation MAHVHGADRQRAVQLASEGRLEEALAEYQGVVKDGPDDAEVRQKVAELLEWLGRSADAVAAYQEAALAWTKAGQPLRAVAACVALPRLGAPQAALVRTARVLAERFALPPGAAVPVEATRAHVAEDGATGLPILSQVSRETFVALLEVLQVRAFFPGQTVVEEGTPGASMFALVEGRADVVRALEDGQRRSVGTVTPGDFFGELALISEGPRLATVVATERAVLLELTRQHMEAVAARHPDVTAVVDAFYRRRMVENLLRSNPLFNQLSPAQKAAVSRDFELRSFAAGEALMTQGQPGDAFYVLLRGRCTPWLEQPHGRRVALSALREGDVFGEISLLLDKPVSATVRADVAGVVLRLERDAFQKHLLSQPGLKGQLMRMGTERLQRTAQALASGRVLHDGDLRV